From Halomarina ordinaria:
GGCGGGGTCCGAGGTGCGCGCGAGGAGCGTCACCGCCTCGCGCTCGGCGTTGTAACCCCGGCTCGCGAGTTCGGTGACGATGCGTCGCGGCGTCTCCAGTGGCACAGGTGTCGGTGGGTCACGAGCGCCAAAAGCGTAGCGTCTCGTCGGGCACACGGTCACGGGCGCGGGGAAGTGCCCGGGAGGACAGAAAGTTGAAACCGGGGCACGCGATAGGAAGTACAATGAACGACCCCGGTGAGGAGGACGACCGACCGGCCGGAGTGGAGTGGATTCGGTGGCTTCTCACCACGGACGACAGCGCCGTCGTCTACGTCCGCGAGGTACTCAGCAGCGTCGCCGTCGTGCTGGTCGTCGGGTTACTGCTCTTCACCGTCAGCGGGGTCTGGCCGCCGTTGGTCGCTATCGAGAGCCCGAGCATGGAGCCGAACATCCAGCAGGGGGACCTCGTGTTCGTGATGGAGGAACACCGCTTCGCCGGCGACGCGGCGACAACCGCGGGCGGCGCGTCGACGGGCGTCGTCACCAGGGAGACCGGTCAGGGCAACGGCTACACGGAGTTCTCGGAACCGGGCGACGTCATCGTCTTCCGCCCCGACGGGAGCCAGGGTGCCACCCCCATCATCCACCGGGCGCACCTCTGGGTCGACGAGGGCGAGAACTGGTACGACCGGGCGAACCCCGACTACGTCGGGACCGCCGACGACTGCGAGGAACTACCGGCCTGTCCGGCCCCCAACGCCGGCTTCATCACGAAGGGCGACAACCCGGCGACGAACCAGCAGTACGACCAGGTCGCCGGCATCGCGCGAGTCCCCGTCCAACCCGACTGGGTCATCGGGACCGCCGAGTTCCGCATCCCGCTGCTCGGCAACATCCGTCTCCTGTTCAGCTACCTGTTCTTCGGGGGCGACCAGGTGCTGACGACCGTCGTCGCGGCCGGTACCGTCGGGGCGGCCGGCGTGACGCTCGTCGCACGCGACTGACCGCTTTCGGCCGGGGCGTGTTCGCGGGCCGTGACCGGACCGCTGCCGGCGGACCACTTCGATTCGAGCGCCTCAAGTACGATACGAACACTGACACGTCTCGGCGTATGTCAACGTGTTCCAGTGGAACTGAAGGGGTTCGCGCCGCCTGCCGGGAGGGAGCGAGGGCGCCGAATCGGTCGGGTCGCCGTCAGTTGTCGTCGAAGCGCGCCTGGACGAACGGCTGGGCGTCCTCGACGTCGCCGAGTCGCGAGTCGCTGAGCAGGACCGCCTCCGTCTCCTCCAGGGGGACGGAGAGCCCCATCTCCTTGGTGCGGCCGTAGCGACCCTTGCTGACGACGACGGCGTTGACGATGCCGAGCATGTCCAGTTCGCTGATGAGGTCGGTGACGCGCCGCTGGGTGAGGACGTCCAGGTCGATCTCCGCGCAGAGGCGCTTGTAGATGTTGAACACCTCGCCCGTGTTGATGTTGTGGACGCCGTTGCGTTCGAGGAGGATGACGGCGTAGAGGACGAGCTTCGACTGCGTCGGGAGGGTCCGGACCACCTCGACGACCCGGTCGAGTTCGATCTTCTCCTGTGCGCGCCGCACGTGCTCCTCGTTGATGTGTTCGGTCCGGTCGCGCTCGGCGAGTTCGCCCGCCGTCCGGAGCAAGTCGAGCGCGCGCCGGGCGTCGCCGTGTTCCTGCGCGGCGAAGGCGGCGCACAGCGGGATGACGTCCTCCGAGAGGGCGTCGCCCTTGAACGCGACGTCGGCGCGCGCCTGGAGGATGTCGCGCAACTGGTTGGCGTCGTACGGCGGGAAGACGATTTCCTCCTCGCCGAGGCTCGACTTCACGCGCGGGTCGAGGAAGTCGGTGAACTTGAGGTCGTTCGAGATACCCATGATGGACACCCGGGAGTTGTCCAGTTCCGAGTTCATGCGCGAGAGGTTGTACAGCGTGTCGTCGCCGCTCTTCTCGACGAGTTTGTCTATCTCGTCGAGCATGATGACGACGACGCGCTCCTGGTAGTCGACCGCCTCGAAGAACGTCGAGTAGACGCGGTCGGTCGGCCACCCCGTCATGGGGACGGGTTCGAACTGCTCGCGGTCGGCTTCCAGTTCCTCGATGCGCGCGTCGAGCGTCGCCCGGTCGGCGAACCCGGAGTCGGCGAGCGCGTCGGGATGGTCGTCGGCGTCCACACGCTCACGGAGGTCGGTCAGTCGGTCGAGGCGGGCGTCGATGCGCTCGGTGTTCTCCTCGATGAACTTGTTCGCGAGCTGGGCGAGCACGCGGTACTGCGTGTCGGTCACCTCGCAGTTGATGTACTGGACCTCGCAGGGCACCTCGTATTTCTGGGAGGTGGACTCGAGTTCCTCGCTGACGAACTTCGCGCTCGCGGTCTTGCCGGTCCCCGTCTTCCCGTAGATGAGGATGTTCGACGGCGTGTCACCGCGCAGCGCGGTGACGAGGATGGTCGCCATGTTGTTGATCTGCTCCTCGCGGTGGGGCAGACGTCGCGGCGTGTAGGAGGGGCGGAGCACCTCCTTGTTTTCGAAGATGGGTTCGCCGCTCAGGAGGTCGTCGAACAGGCCGGGGGCCGCCTCGTCGGCCCCTTCGGTCAGCGGCGGGTCCGAGAGGGAACCCGTGCCGGCACCGTCCGTGTCGACGGTACTCGCGTCGACGGTACTCGCGTCGATGCTGTCGGCGGTGGGCACGTCGCCCGTGGTCGTCCCGGAGGCGGTCGGTTCGTCGACTGCCGGTTCGTCGACTGCCGGTTCGTCGGTGGTCGGTTCATCGGTGGGCGCCCCGGCCGCGGTCGGGTCGGTCGGCCCGGTCCCTGCCTCGGCCTCGTTCCCGGGGTCGTCGGCAGGTACGGTCGTATCGACATCGTCGGCCACGGCTTCGGTGTCGGTCTCGGTCGTCGAGTCGACATCGGCGTCCCGGTCGGTCGCGGCGTCCGCCTCGGCGTCCGTGTCTACGTCGTCCGGCGCACCGTCCGCCTGCGGTCGGTCTGAGTGGTCGTCGGTCATGTGTGGTTGTCGCTCCCTCGATAGACCCCATGGTTTCGGGTGGAGTCGGCCCTGCGCGCTGCCTCAGACGGTCGAGAATCGGTGTTTCGAGCTATCTCGCGGAGATACCCGCCGGAGGAGGCGTCCAGTTGATGCAGGAGAAAGCGTAGACGAGACTGTAATTAAGCATTGTGGTCCACTCCCACCCCACCGACGCATCCGACGGTGGATTCCGTGGCGGGCGACCCGCGGCCGACCGGCCTCTCGTGGGACGCGCTGAATTCTCGAAGCGGCCTCGACGGCGCGCGAGAGGGCGACTCCGATGGATGAGATGTCGAGGGGGGTCGTGTCACTCGTCGTCGGTCTCGCGAGCGAGCGACGTGAGCCGGAAGTCGCTCGCCGAGCCCGACGGGACGGTCGTGGAGTCGAAACGCACCCGTCAGCGGTGCGCTATCGTTCGTCCCTTCCTCACTAGCACTGGGGAGTGGACGGGAGCGGTCCGGACACGGCGTCCACGACGCGGTAACCACCGACGTACTAGACGGCGCGCGCAGTGGAAGTCGGCCTCTCGTCGGGGTGCTAGAGGTGGTAGAGGTCGCTAGAGGGCACTAGAGGGATGTACCGACGAATCAGCGACCCCTGCTAGAGAACAAACGACAGCCCCGTTTCGACTCGAACGGATTCCAGGTTCGAAAAGGTCGCACTTATCCGTCGTTTTCGACGGGTAGCACTCTTCAGTCGAGAGGATCGGTCATAGATGGCGGTCGGCGCGTCGGTCGTTACCCCCCATCCCCTTCGTTTCCGGTGGAAGCGATACAAGAGGAGGGGGCGGTGAGTGATGAGACGGAGGACTAGAAGGGACGGAAACAACTAAGTAACCTTCCATACAACCAGACCCGTAGTAGGAAGAGATAGCCATTCATTATCTACTTTCTAGACTAGTCTAGGTGAACGTTTCCCGTCGTTTCTAGTTCTAGTGACTTTTTCGCGTTCTCTCGACAGTTTTCCGTCACGTCTGCCTACCGACGACCGACCCCTACCCACCCCTTCGGACCGTTCCAGTGGAAACGAAGGGGTGGGGGTGTCGGAGCGGTGCGTGATAACACGAGTGGGAGATAGTGCCTCCGGTAGGAGTGTATCGATTCTCGATATAGCACACCTCCGTCGAACGCGACACCCGTTCACCCCGTCTGAACACAGGTGTTGTTCGTCGCTACCGCGGCTCCGCCTACACTTCGACTCCACCGCCCGGTCCGTGTGTAGAATTGTCGCCCGAGCGCCGGTCGAGGGCTTCGACGGTTGTCGTCGGGACAGCGAGGTGACGAGGTGGTGTGCCATCAGAGGCATTCCACACGAAGGCGGGGGGTCCCGACACGGAGGCGACGTCGACTGCACCTCGTCGACCGCACCTCGCAGAGACGCGTGTCGCCCGTAGAACTCGCGTACGCGCGAACGATTCCCAGTTACTTGATAGGTGTCTGACGCACCCTTAAGTACGTCGGGTCAGGTATACCGGGTAGACGCGCCCCCTGCGGGGGGTCGTGGGAGGACACAGTTAGGATGGGACTGCTCACCGACATCAGGGATAGCATCTCGCGAGTCACGACGCGATTCTTCGAGGGGCCGAACCAGGAGCCGAAACGCATCGGTATCTACGGCCCACCGAACGCCGGCAAGACGACGCTCGCGAACCGCATCGCACGCGACTGGACGGGCGACGCCGTCGGTCCGGAGAGTCACGTACCGCACGAGACACGTCGAGCGCGACGCAAGGAGAACGTCGAGATACAGCGCAACGGTCACTCCGTCACCATCGACATCGTCGACACGCCCGGCGTGACGACGAAAGTCGACTACAAGGAGTTCCTCGAACACGACATCGAGAAGGACGACGCGGTGCGCCGCTCCCGGGAGGCGACGGAGGGCGTCGCCGAGGCGATGCACTGGCTCCGGGAGGACGTCGACGGCGTCATCTACGTGCTCGACAGCGCAGAGGACCCGTTCACGCAGGTCAACACGATGCTCATCGGCATCATCGAGAGTCGCGACCTGCCCGTGCTCATCTTCGCCAACAAGATCGACCTGGACGAATCGAGCGTCCAGCGTATCTCGAACGCGTTCCCACAACACGAGACGGTTCCGCTCTCGGCGCTCGAGGGCGAGAACATGGACGAGGTCTACGACAAGATCGCGGAGTACTTCGCCTGAGACCATGCCGGAATACACCACCTCCGACGGCGAGGGCGTCCAGATCGACCTCATCAGCGGCGAGCGCATGTCGAACCTCCGTACGATGGAGAAGATTCGACTCATCCTCGACGGCGTCCACAAGGGGAACATCGTCATCCTCGAGGACGGCCTCTCGCCGGACGAGGAGTCGAAGCTCATCGAGGTGACGATGAACGAGATCAGCCCCGACGAGTTCACGGGCATCGAGATAGAGACGTACCCCCGCCCGAGTCGAAACGAGGGAGGGTTCCTCGGTCGCCTGATGGGCCGCGACACGGACGACAACAAGCTCACCGTCATCGGCCCCGCGAACCGAATCGAGACGCTCCACAAGGACGAGAACCTCATCAGCGCGCTCGTCACCCGGAAATAATGCCCCACCAGTGTACCGAGTGCGGACACGTGTTCGCCGACGGTTCGAAGGAGATGCTCTCGGGCTGTCCGGAGTGCGGCGGGACGAAGTTCCAGTTCCACCCGAAGGACGCCCCCATCCCCGAGACCCCACCGGCCGACGCCGCCCCGCCCGACCGCGAGGACGGCGGGGTCGCGGAGACGGTCGGCCGGGCCACCACGACCGTCCGTGGCTGGGTACACGGTGACACGGATCCGGTGACGTCGAGTGGAACCGGAACCGTCGACCGGGAGCGGGCACAGTCGGACGCCGGGGTCGACGAGGCGGTGGACGCTCCCCGGTCGGACGTCGCCGCCGAGAGCGACCCGAGCGCCGACCCGGACCGGGAGGACGCCGCCCAGGCGTCCGCGCGCCGGGACGTCGCCTCGCCCGACGAACTCCCCGACCCGCCCGAACAGGACGCCCCCGCCGACGGTCGGGTCGTACGCGAACCCACCGGCGAGCGTCCGGACCTCTCACAACTTCGCGAGGAACTCAACGAGCAGTTCGAGAGCATCAAGATACTCGAACCCGGCCAGTACGAACTCAACCTGATGGAACTGTACGACCGCGAGGAGTACATCATCGCCCTCCAGGAGAACGGGCGCTACGTCATCCAGATGCCCGAGAACTGGATCGGTCGCGACCCCGACGAGGACGACTGATTCCTCTCCCCCACGACGCACCGCTCCCTTCTCGAACGTATCCCACCGCAGTCGTGCGGTTCTCCAGTCGAAACGAAGGGGTTTCACCGAGTGAAAACGTCGCGGTTCCGTCCGATACTCTTCCCCCGGCGGAGCTCGGACCGAGAACGCCGGACGAAACCCAATAGAACTTAACCCGTCGTGGTCGAACCTGCTGGTATGAGTGACGCAACCAAGATCGTCGCCGGGACCATCGGGGTCTCGGCACTGCTGGCGCTCGTGCTGATACTGACCCTCGCCCTGTGATGTTCACCGAGCGGGACCTCCCCGAGGACGTCAGCGGGGTTCGAGCGTCGCACGCGACGGGTGCGCTCGTCCTCGACTGCGAGGCGGACTTCGAGACGCTCCCGCCGGCACAGGCCGAGGAGCTCGGCCTGCTCGTCGACGCCCTCGACCCCACGAGCTACCCCGAGGAGTGGCTTCCGCCGGAGGTACCGACCCAGCTCCGGCGGTACGTCGGGACCGAGTTCACCGTCGGGATGCCGGGTGACGGCGGCGTGACGTGGACGCGCCAGACCGACCCGCCCATCGTCTTCGTGAAGGCCCGGACCGAGGGGTCGCCCGAGGACTTCCTCGACTTCCTCGTCGCGGAGGCGCTCGTCGAGGTGGCCCTCGACCGTCCGGAGCACTTCCTCGGGTTCTTCGAGGGGCGGTACCGCGACCTCGCGGCCGCCACCCGACTGTCGCCGGCGGACACCTACCAGCTGGCGGTGGCGCTCTACGACGCCTCCCTCGGTCTCGACACCCGAGAGGTGTTTCGTGGGTGGGACGAGGAGTTCCCCCGGCTCCACGACGCGTGGGTCGACGCCGGCGAGCGTCTCCAGCCCCGTCTCTCCGACCTCCCGCGAGAGGTGGCGACCGGACGAACGTCGTTCCCCGCCGCCGCGGAACTCGCCTGCGCGGGGGTGAAACACGGCCTCGACGTCCCGACGCCGTTCGGCGCGCTCGACACCGAAGCCTACCGGGACCACGGCGCCGACTACGCGGTGACCTGGGCGCGAAAGACGTTCGAGAAACTCAGGGAGTGAGTCGGTCGGCGTCACCGGGGGCCCTCATCGACCGACGCACAGCCCCGCTGTCTTCTTACGGCTCGCGGACCTATCCTGACGCGATGGCAAACCTCGAACTGTACGAACTCGAAGGCTGCCCGTACTGCGCGAAGGTGACGTCCAAGCTCGACGAACTGGGCCTGGAGTACGAGTCACACACGGTCCCCCGGTCCCACGGCGACCGCACCGAGGTGAAGGAAGTCAGCGGTCAGACCGGCGTTCCCGTCCTCGTCGACGAGGACAACGGCGTCGAGGGGATGGCGGAGTCCGACGACATCGTCGAGTACCTCGAATCGACCTACGGGAACGGCGCGAGCGCCTGAGTCGGTTCGTTCTCTCACACCGCCTCTCTCCTCTCTCACACTACCTCTCTCGCTCTCCGTCGTCCGCCACGAGCGTCCCGTCCGTTCGGTACCGACCGTCTCGCGCGTGTCGACCGTCTCGCCCGGTAGCGACGCCGTTACTCGGCGAGGCGCCGACGTCCGCACGGGCCCGTCTTCGCTCGGGACCGCTCTCGACCCGCTTCAGGCCGGCTCCTCGACGTCGACCGCCCGCTCGCGCAGGAGGTCGCGGAGGTCCTCCGCCTCGTCGATGCGCTCGACCTCGTCGCGCTCGATGAGCACCGTCCGGTCGACGCGCTCGCGGGTGGCGCGGTCGACGACGTAGAACGACTGGGTGCGCGTCACCTCGCCGACGGAGCTCATGATGCGCGCGCGCTTCTCGGCCGTGCGGTCGAACTCGGAGTGACCGGTCAACAGCGCCTGGTGGCGCTGGTCATCCTCGCTGACGGCCTTGAACGGCGAGCGGAGCGTGGGGTGGACGTCGAAGCCGACGCGGGTCAACACGGCGAGGAGCGGCTTGTCGGCCTCCCCCGCCTCCGGGTCATCCGGGGTGGGGTCGGCGTCGTCGACCTCCGCGTCGAAGACGTCGATGGGGTTGGTGAGCGGCGCGTCGAACAGTTCTTCGAGGCGGGCCGCCACCTCGACGCTCGCGTTCATACCGTCCTCGTACTTCGAGACGGTGCGTCGCGAGACGCCGAGTTCCTTCGCGAGGCGGCCGAGGCTCCAGTCGCGCTCACGGCGGGCGTCCGCCAGGATGTCGCCGTCGATGGTGACGTAGAGTCCCCCGGGAGCGGCGTAGATGAGCGGCGGCACCCCCTCGACGAAGAGGTCCATCGCGGTGTCCGGCGAGAGGACCGGCACGCCGTGGCGGAAGTAGACGACGCCGGGTTTCAGGTCCTCGTCGCGTGTCCGGAGGCCGATGACCATCGGCGTCGCGTCGAGGTAGGTCCCGAGGCGACGCATCTCGGCGCCGGTCAGGCCGTCGAAGGAGTCGATGTTGCCCAGTATCTTCGCGAGGATGACGTCGTTCCCGCGACGGGCGGCGACGTCGAAGCTCTTCGGGCGAACGGCACACCGGTCGCTCACGAGGAAGCCCGCGTCCGCGAGCATCGCAGTCACGTTGTCGACCAGTGCGGACCGTGACATAGCTGGACATAAGCCATTCACCCAATATATATATTGTGCCCTTTGTCGAATCGCGTCCGGTGGTTTCGGACCCGCTACCGGGCGATTTTAAGTCGGACGTCGGACGAAAGCGGTTAATCGCCTCCTTCCCCACTTCCGAGCGTGACCATCGTCGGCCTCGACGACACCGACTCCCGCGAGCAGGGGATGTGTACCACGTTCGTCGCCGCCCGTCTCGCCGAGCGATTGCGCGAACGCGGGCGCGTCGAGCGTCTGCTCCTCGTCCGTCTCAACCCCGCGGTGAAACACAAGACACGGGGGAACGCGGCGCTGGCCGTCCACACCGACGTCGACCCGGCGACGGCGTTCGACGTCGCGTACGAGACGGTCGACGAGGCCGCCGTAGTCGACGACGACCGGACGAACCCCGGCCTCGTCGTCCTCCCCGACGACCCGGACGACGACACCCCCGTCGACGGCCGCGACGCGCTGGCGGCGTTCGCCCGCGCCGCGGTCCGCGACCACCTCACCATCGCCGACGCCGAGGCGCTCGTCGACCACGCGGGCTACCGGAGCGCGTCGTGGGGCGACGGCCGCGGTCGTATCGGAGCGCTCGCCGCCGCGGGCGCGTGGGCCGCCTGGCGCCAGTCGGGGGCGGACGAGGGGACGGGCGTCGACACCGACGGAACCGTGGCTGCGACCGACCCGTTCGCCGAGTGGACCTACGAGCGCATCTCCTACCGCGAGCGCGAGCGCTGGGGAACCGACCGGCAGGTCGACGCCGACTCCGCCTTCGCCGCCGCCGACCGCGAGTACCCCCTCGTGTGGGACACGGTCGACCGCGAGACGGGCGCGGTGGTCTGCGTCCCGCACACCCCCTGTCCCATCCTCCACGGCGTCCGCGGCGACGACCCCGAGGCCGTCGCGCGGACCGCGGCCGCCATCGAGGGGGAATCCGTCCTGCACCGCGAGACGTTCCTCACGAACCAGGGGACCGACGCCCACCTCCGCGAGGGGACGGCGGGCGAGGCACTCGACGGCCGGGCCTACCGGCTCGACGGCACCGTCACGGGCGCGCCCGAGACCCGCCGGGGAGGACACGTCTTCCTCGAGCTGACCGGCGAGGGGGGTACCATCCAGTGTGCCGCCTTCGAACCGACCAAGCACTTCCGCGATAGAGTGCGTGCGCTCCGCACAGGCGACGAACTCACCGTCTGCGGCGAGTTCACCGACCGTGCCCCCGACGCCGATACCGCCGACGGCTCGACGACCGGCGGAACGCTCAAACTAGAGAAGTTCGCCGTCAGGGACCTCGTGAGGACCGAGCGCGTCACGCCGACCTGTCCCGACTGCGACCGTCGGATGGAGAGCGCGGGGCGCGACCAGGGCTATCGGTGCCGGGACTGCGGGACGACGGCCGAGGGGAAGGCCGAACGTCCCGTGGACCGCGACCTCGACCTCGGCTGGTACGAGGTGCCGCCGTGTGCCCGTCGACACATCGCGAAGCCGCTCGTCCGCGGCGGGTTCGACGCGCCGACGTACCCCGAGCGCTGACGCACTCCGGGCGCCGACGCCCGCTCAGGTCTTCAACCCGCTCCCCGTCAGTGGAACGACCACGTCCGCACCGTCGTCGAGGACGCCGCGCTCGCGGTACGCCCTGAGCCCCGCCGGGGCGGCCGCGCACGTCGGCTCCGTGTAGAACCCGTCGGCGTGCAGCGCGTCGAGTTCGCGCCGGACGGCGTCGCTCCCGACGCCGATGACGTCGCCGTCGGTCGCCTCGACGGCCGCGAGTATCTCCTCGCGGCGCACCGGGTCCCGTATCTGGATGCCGTCGGCCAGGTCGTTTCGCTCCTCGCCGCCCTCGCCGTGCAACTCCCGCGCGATGGGGTCGTACCCCGTCGCCTGCACGCCGAGCAAACGCGGCAACCGGTCGGTCCAGCCCGCCTCTACCAGCGCGCGAAAGCCCCGGTAGGCCCCGAGGAAGAGCGTGCCGTGGCCCAGCGGGAGGACGACGGCGTCCGGCACCGCCCAGTCGCGCTGGTGGGCGAGTTCGTAGGCGAACGTCGCCGTCCCGGCGAAGAACGCGGGGTTCCACGCGTGGCTGGCGTACCAGCCCTCGCCGTCCTCGACGGCGTCGACGCAGGCGTCGGTGACCGCCTCGCGCGACCCCTCGACGCGCACCACCTCGGCGCCGGCGCGCTCGATGGCGCGTACCTTCGACTCCTTGACGGCCGCCGGGACGTAGATGGCGCAGTCGACGCCCGCGCGGGCGGCGTAGGTGGCGATGGCCGCCCCCGCGTTCCCCGAGGAGTCCTCGACGACGCGCTCCGCACCCACGTCGACGGCCCGCGAGAGCGTCGTGGTCGCGCCGCGGTCCTTGAAGCTCCCCGTCGGGAAGACGTACTCCAGTTTGAACCCCGCGTCCCACCGCGGGGCGTCGACGAGGGGAGTGTACCCCTCGCCGAACGAGACGCGCCGCTCGACGGGGAGGAAGGGAGCGTAGGCCCAGAGCCCCTCGCGTGGGTCCGGGTCGAAGCGGTCGGGACGCGGCCGTTCGTCGAACTCCAGCGGGTGACCGCACGGACAGCGCCAGCGGTCCTCGTAGTCGGTTCCACAGGCGGGACAGTGGAGCATGTCCCGAGTGCGCGAGGACCGTACCTGTCGGTTTCGGTCGGCGGTGCCGGGCGTTCGAGACCGGTGAGACTCGTGGCGAACAGGCGACGCGTGGCGCTCCGCGGGACGGCGCGTCGCGCACCCGCCCTGACCGCCCCGCGGCCGGAGTCAGCGGATGGCGTCGCTGGTCCCCCAATGGTACTTGAAGGCTCGTCCGACTCGGGGGTGGGCCGACGCCGACTCAGACCTCGTCGACGTCGGTCCCGACCGAGCAGACGTACTCGCCGGTGGCGACCTGCGGGAGACGGCGTGTACGCCAGAAGACCCCGTCGGAGTCGGCGGTGACCGTCGACTTCACCGTCCCGAAGACGTCGGTCACGTCGAACAGGGCGTCCCCCCGGGAGACCGACTCCGCGAGGTCCTTGTGGAAGCTGACGAGGCCGCCCGCGGGTGCGCCGTACTGTTCGAACCCCGTCGCGCGGGTCTGGGGTTCGATGCTCACGTCGCCCTCGTGGAAGCCGTAGTGCGCGAGGACGTTCTTCACGCCGCGGACGCCCAGGCGGATGCTCGCTTCGTCCCAGCCGACGCAGCCACCGAGTTCGGGGTCGA
This genomic window contains:
- a CDS encoding DUF2073 domain-containing protein, with the translated sequence MPEYTTSDGEGVQIDLISGERMSNLRTMEKIRLILDGVHKGNIVILEDGLSPDEESKLIEVTMNEISPDEFTGIEIETYPRPSRNEGGFLGRLMGRDTDDNKLTVIGPANRIETLHKDENLISALVTRK
- a CDS encoding pyridoxal-phosphate dependent enzyme, which translates into the protein MLHCPACGTDYEDRWRCPCGHPLEFDERPRPDRFDPDPREGLWAYAPFLPVERRVSFGEGYTPLVDAPRWDAGFKLEYVFPTGSFKDRGATTTLSRAVDVGAERVVEDSSGNAGAAIATYAARAGVDCAIYVPAAVKESKVRAIERAGAEVVRVEGSREAVTDACVDAVEDGEGWYASHAWNPAFFAGTATFAYELAHQRDWAVPDAVVLPLGHGTLFLGAYRGFRALVEAGWTDRLPRLLGVQATGYDPIARELHGEGGEERNDLADGIQIRDPVRREEILAAVEATDGDVIGVGSDAVRRELDALHADGFYTEPTCAAAPAGLRAYRERGVLDDGADVVVPLTGSGLKT
- a CDS encoding Cdc6/Cdc18 family protein, which codes for MTDDHSDRPQADGAPDDVDTDAEADAATDRDADVDSTTETDTEAVADDVDTTVPADDPGNEAEAGTGPTDPTAAGAPTDEPTTDEPAVDEPAVDEPTASGTTTGDVPTADSIDASTVDASTVDTDGAGTGSLSDPPLTEGADEAAPGLFDDLLSGEPIFENKEVLRPSYTPRRLPHREEQINNMATILVTALRGDTPSNILIYGKTGTGKTASAKFVSEELESTSQKYEVPCEVQYINCEVTDTQYRVLAQLANKFIEENTERIDARLDRLTDLRERVDADDHPDALADSGFADRATLDARIEELEADREQFEPVPMTGWPTDRVYSTFFEAVDYQERVVVIMLDEIDKLVEKSGDDTLYNLSRMNSELDNSRVSIMGISNDLKFTDFLDPRVKSSLGEEEIVFPPYDANQLRDILQARADVAFKGDALSEDVIPLCAAFAAQEHGDARRALDLLRTAGELAERDRTEHINEEHVRRAQEKIELDRVVEVVRTLPTQSKLVLYAVILLERNGVHNINTGEVFNIYKRLCAEIDLDVLTQRRVTDLISELDMLGIVNAVVVSKGRYGRTKEMGLSVPLEETEAVLLSDSRLGDVEDAQPFVQARFDDN
- a CDS encoding DUF7089 family protein, whose translation is MFTERDLPEDVSGVRASHATGALVLDCEADFETLPPAQAEELGLLVDALDPTSYPEEWLPPEVPTQLRRYVGTEFTVGMPGDGGVTWTRQTDPPIVFVKARTEGSPEDFLDFLVAEALVEVALDRPEHFLGFFEGRYRDLAAATRLSPADTYQLAVALYDASLGLDTREVFRGWDEEFPRLHDAWVDAGERLQPRLSDLPREVATGRTSFPAAAELACAGVKHGLDVPTPFGALDTEAYRDHGADYAVTWARKTFEKLRE
- a CDS encoding OapC/ArvC family zinc-ribbon domain-containing protein, with amino-acid sequence MPHQCTECGHVFADGSKEMLSGCPECGGTKFQFHPKDAPIPETPPADAAPPDREDGGVAETVGRATTTVRGWVHGDTDPVTSSGTGTVDRERAQSDAGVDEAVDAPRSDVAAESDPSADPDREDAAQASARRDVASPDELPDPPEQDAPADGRVVREPTGERPDLSQLREELNEQFESIKILEPGQYELNLMELYDREEYIIALQENGRYVIQMPENWIGRDPDEDD
- a CDS encoding glutathione S-transferase N-terminal domain-containing protein, with the translated sequence MANLELYELEGCPYCAKVTSKLDELGLEYESHTVPRSHGDRTEVKEVSGQTGVPVLVDEDNGVEGMAESDDIVEYLESTYGNGASA
- a CDS encoding S26 family signal peptidase, yielding MNDPGEEDDRPAGVEWIRWLLTTDDSAVVYVREVLSSVAVVLVVGLLLFTVSGVWPPLVAIESPSMEPNIQQGDLVFVMEEHRFAGDAATTAGGASTGVVTRETGQGNGYTEFSEPGDVIVFRPDGSQGATPIIHRAHLWVDEGENWYDRANPDYVGTADDCEELPACPAPNAGFITKGDNPATNQQYDQVAGIARVPVQPDWVIGTAEFRIPLLGNIRLLFSYLFFGGDQVLTTVVAAGTVGAAGVTLVARD
- a CDS encoding tRNA(Ile)(2)-agmatinylcytidine synthase, which gives rise to MTIVGLDDTDSREQGMCTTFVAARLAERLRERGRVERLLLVRLNPAVKHKTRGNAALAVHTDVDPATAFDVAYETVDEAAVVDDDRTNPGLVVLPDDPDDDTPVDGRDALAAFARAAVRDHLTIADAEALVDHAGYRSASWGDGRGRIGALAAAGAWAAWRQSGADEGTGVDTDGTVAATDPFAEWTYERISYRERERWGTDRQVDADSAFAAADREYPLVWDTVDRETGAVVCVPHTPCPILHGVRGDDPEAVARTAAAIEGESVLHRETFLTNQGTDAHLREGTAGEALDGRAYRLDGTVTGAPETRRGGHVFLELTGEGGTIQCAAFEPTKHFRDRVRALRTGDELTVCGEFTDRAPDADTADGSTTGGTLKLEKFAVRDLVRTERVTPTCPDCDRRMESAGRDQGYRCRDCGTTAEGKAERPVDRDLDLGWYEVPPCARRHIAKPLVRGGFDAPTYPER
- a CDS encoding Era-like GTP-binding protein, coding for MGLLTDIRDSISRVTTRFFEGPNQEPKRIGIYGPPNAGKTTLANRIARDWTGDAVGPESHVPHETRRARRKENVEIQRNGHSVTIDIVDTPGVTTKVDYKEFLEHDIEKDDAVRRSREATEGVAEAMHWLREDVDGVIYVLDSAEDPFTQVNTMLIGIIESRDLPVLIFANKIDLDESSVQRISNAFPQHETVPLSALEGENMDEVYDKIAEYFA
- a CDS encoding transcriptional regulator, with translation MSRSALVDNVTAMLADAGFLVSDRCAVRPKSFDVAARRGNDVILAKILGNIDSFDGLTGAEMRRLGTYLDATPMVIGLRTRDEDLKPGVVYFRHGVPVLSPDTAMDLFVEGVPPLIYAAPGGLYVTIDGDILADARRERDWSLGRLAKELGVSRRTVSKYEDGMNASVEVAARLEELFDAPLTNPIDVFDAEVDDADPTPDDPEAGEADKPLLAVLTRVGFDVHPTLRSPFKAVSEDDQRHQALLTGHSEFDRTAEKRARIMSSVGEVTRTQSFYVVDRATRERVDRTVLIERDEVERIDEAEDLRDLLRERAVDVEEPA